A region from the Desulfobaccales bacterium genome encodes:
- the pstS gene encoding phosphate ABC transporter substrate-binding protein PstS, producing the protein MKKAAWLTAVMAGLMAAVGLAQADNISINGAGATFPYPIFSQWAHKYNSLTGVKLNYQSIGSGGGIAQIKAKTVDFGASEEPLKPEALTEAGLVQFPMIMGGVVLVVNAPGIGPGQLKLTSETLANIYLGKISKWDDPALKALNPDLKLPSQAITVVHRSDGSGTSYVFTTYLSQVSSEWKEKVGAGKSVKWPAPNSIGGKGNEGVAGQVKVVNGSIGYVEYAYALQNKMAYTQLKNKDGKFLSPNIEVFQAAAANADWKNAPGYYLMITNEPGEQSWPITGATYILIHKDQPNAAKAEAMLKYFTWCYEHGDEMAKKLDYVPMPKNVVEMVEATWAKEVKAGGNPVKFK; encoded by the coding sequence ATGAAAAAAGCAGCATGGTTGACAGCAGTAATGGCGGGCCTCATGGCCGCAGTCGGTTTGGCCCAGGCGGATAACATATCCATTAATGGGGCTGGCGCGACGTTTCCTTACCCCATCTTTTCCCAGTGGGCCCACAAGTATAACTCTCTCACCGGCGTCAAGCTCAATTACCAGTCCATCGGCTCCGGTGGCGGCATCGCCCAGATCAAGGCCAAGACCGTGGATTTCGGGGCTTCTGAAGAACCCCTGAAGCCGGAAGCCCTGACCGAGGCCGGCCTGGTGCAGTTTCCCATGATCATGGGCGGCGTGGTGCTTGTAGTCAATGCTCCCGGAATCGGCCCAGGTCAGTTAAAGCTCACGAGCGAAACCTTGGCCAATATCTATCTCGGTAAGATCAGCAAGTGGGATGATCCTGCCCTTAAGGCCCTCAACCCCGACCTTAAGCTCCCTTCCCAGGCCATCACTGTGGTGCACCGCAGCGATGGTTCCGGCACCAGCTATGTTTTCACCACCTACCTGTCACAGGTTTCATCGGAGTGGAAAGAGAAGGTGGGAGCGGGGAAATCAGTGAAGTGGCCGGCCCCCAACAGCATCGGCGGCAAAGGCAATGAAGGCGTGGCCGGCCAGGTAAAAGTGGTGAACGGCTCCATCGGCTACGTGGAATATGCTTATGCCCTGCAAAATAAAATGGCCTATACCCAACTTAAGAATAAAGACGGAAAGTTTTTATCCCCGAACATCGAGGTCTTCCAGGCCGCCGCGGCCAATGCCGACTGGAAAAACGCCCCCGGTTACTATCTGATGATTACCAATGAGCCGGGCGAGCAGAGTTGGCCCATTACCGGCGCCACCTACATCTTGATCCATAAGGATCAGCCTAACGCCGCCAAGGCCGAGGCCATGCTCAAATACTTCACGTGGTGCTACGAGCACGGCGACGAGATGGCTAAGAAACTGGACTATGTGCCCATGCCGAAAAATGTCGTCGAGATGGTTGAAGCCACCTGGGCCAAAGAAGTGAAGGCCGGCGGCAACCCTGTAAAATTCAAATAA
- the pstA gene encoding phosphate ABC transporter permease PstA, whose product MKPRPPTGRRLMDLMVSVWSVISALLGIGALIWILSGVIIRGVGALNLDFFTRLPTPPGLGGGGLANALLGTLAMTVVATLLSVPIGLLAGIYLAEFGQESWIADQSRFSANVLMGMPSIIVGVFAYTLVVLPLGHFSGYAGVVALAILMIPVVTRTTEDMLRLVPNTLRESALALGAPRWKVTLAVVFRAAKAGLLTGILLSVARVSGETAPLLFTALNSPYWFSSLSGPTPNLTVTIFNYAVSPYEDWQRIAWAASLLITVSVLAFTLAARFVLRTKQ is encoded by the coding sequence ATGAAGCCCCGGCCGCCTACGGGTCGCCGCCTCATGGACCTGATGGTAAGCGTCTGGTCCGTGATCTCGGCCTTGCTGGGCATCGGCGCCCTGATTTGGATCTTATCCGGGGTGATTATCCGGGGTGTGGGGGCCTTGAATCTTGACTTTTTCACCCGGTTGCCCACCCCGCCCGGCTTGGGCGGCGGCGGCTTGGCCAACGCCCTCCTGGGGACCCTGGCCATGACCGTGGTCGCCACCCTCCTATCCGTGCCCATCGGTTTGTTGGCTGGCATCTACCTGGCGGAGTTCGGCCAGGAATCCTGGATCGCCGACCAAAGCCGGTTCTCCGCCAACGTCCTCATGGGCATGCCCTCCATCATCGTGGGGGTGTTCGCCTATACCCTGGTCGTGCTCCCCTTGGGACACTTTTCGGGGTATGCCGGCGTCGTGGCCCTGGCCATCCTCATGATACCGGTGGTCACACGGACCACCGAAGACATGCTACGCCTGGTGCCCAACACCCTGCGGGAATCAGCCCTGGCCCTGGGCGCCCCACGCTGGAAAGTCACCTTGGCGGTGGTGTTCCGGGCGGCCAAGGCCGGCTTGCTTACGGGGATTCTGCTATCCGTGGCCCGGGTCAGCGGCGAGACCGCGCCCTTGCTATTCACCGCGCTCAACAGCCCGTATTGGTTTTCTTCCCTGTCAGGCCCCACTCCCAACCTCACTGTCACCATCTTCAACTATGCCGTGTCGCCCTATGAGGATTGGCAGCGGATTGCCTGGGCGGCGTCCCTGCTGATTACGGTGTCGGTGCTAGCCTTCACCCTAGCAGCCCGTTTTGTCTTGAGGACAAAACAATAG
- the pstC gene encoding phosphate ABC transporter permease subunit PstC, whose product MSKSSPLTSRGDYYFKWLSAVCAFITPLLMAGIFFELLSNSMPSIKKFGVGFLFSQNWNPVTEQFGAASSIFGTIVSTLIAMVIAVPLSIAIAIFLVELARPKLSKTVGTMIELLAAIPSIIYGMWGMFVFGPFMAKYVQPLLQGTLGFLPFFQGPPMGLGMLTAGIILAFMILPFICAITRDVFQLVPNVVKESAHGMGATTWEVTYKVTIPYGLVGIIGALFLGLGRALGETMAVTFVIGNAHRISPSLFAPGNSIASTLANEFTEATELIYLSSLIELGLVLFVITYLVQMLAQYMLRKMYKSWSVGL is encoded by the coding sequence ATGTCAAAATCATCCCCACTGACTTCAAGAGGCGACTACTACTTTAAGTGGCTGAGCGCCGTCTGTGCCTTCATTACGCCCCTGCTCATGGCGGGAATCTTCTTTGAATTGCTGAGCAATTCGATGCCGTCCATCAAAAAATTCGGGGTCGGATTCTTATTCTCGCAAAACTGGAACCCGGTTACTGAGCAATTCGGGGCCGCTAGCAGCATCTTCGGGACTATCGTGTCTACCCTCATCGCCATGGTCATCGCGGTGCCCTTGAGCATCGCCATCGCCATATTCCTGGTGGAGCTGGCTCGGCCCAAGCTCAGCAAGACGGTGGGCACCATGATCGAGCTATTGGCCGCCATTCCCAGCATCATTTACGGCATGTGGGGCATGTTCGTGTTCGGGCCTTTCATGGCCAAGTACGTGCAACCGCTGCTCCAAGGCACCCTGGGTTTTTTGCCTTTCTTTCAAGGGCCGCCCATGGGGTTGGGGATGCTGACCGCGGGGATTATCCTGGCCTTCATGATCCTGCCCTTTATCTGCGCCATTACCAGGGACGTGTTCCAGTTGGTGCCCAACGTGGTCAAGGAATCGGCCCACGGCATGGGGGCCACCACCTGGGAAGTCACCTATAAAGTGACCATCCCTTACGGGTTGGTGGGGATTATCGGAGCCCTGTTTCTGGGCCTGGGCCGTGCCCTGGGAGAGACCATGGCGGTCACTTTCGTGATCGGCAACGCCCACCGCATCTCTCCCTCCCTTTTTGCTCCGGGCAACAGTATCGCCTCCACCCTGGCCAATGAGTTCACCGAAGCCACGGAGCTGATCTATCTCAGCTCCTTGATTGAACTGGGCCTGGTATTGTTTGTCATCACTTATCTGGTGCAGATGCTGGCTCAGTACATGCTGCGAAAGATGTACAAATCCTGGAGTGTGGGCTTATGA
- the pstB gene encoding phosphate ABC transporter ATP-binding protein PstB, which produces MANDSNHTSAMEDTFPSAVLLKSLGLPVKLSVRHLNFYYGETQALFDNNLDIAEHHVTAIIGPSGCGKSTHLRVYNRIFELYRDQRAEGEIWLDGVNILDPKQDVMELRKKIGMIFQKPTPFPMSVFENVAYGLKMHYSLSKSELADRVEDALKRSALWDEVKDVLHRPGTALSGGQQQRLCIARTIVVEPELLLMDEPCSAIDPIGTAKVEELINELKAEYSIVIVTHNMQQAARVSDFTAFFYVGRVIEFGTTQQIFTNPANKQTEQYITGRFG; this is translated from the coding sequence GTGGCCAACGATTCCAACCATACCAGCGCTATGGAAGACACCTTTCCGTCCGCCGTCCTGCTGAAAAGTCTGGGCCTGCCCGTCAAGCTTTCCGTCCGGCACCTGAATTTTTACTACGGCGAAACCCAGGCCCTGTTCGACAACAACCTGGATATTGCCGAACATCATGTGACCGCCATTATCGGCCCCTCTGGCTGCGGCAAGTCCACCCATCTAAGAGTTTATAACCGCATCTTTGAGCTGTACCGGGACCAGCGCGCCGAAGGCGAAATCTGGCTGGACGGCGTCAATATCCTGGACCCCAAACAGGATGTCATGGAACTCCGCAAGAAGATCGGCATGATCTTCCAGAAACCCACGCCGTTTCCCATGAGCGTCTTTGAAAATGTCGCTTACGGCCTCAAGATGCACTACTCCTTGAGCAAGAGCGAACTGGCGGACCGGGTGGAGGATGCCTTAAAGCGTAGCGCCTTGTGGGATGAAGTCAAAGACGTCCTGCATCGCCCGGGCACCGCCCTGTCCGGCGGACAACAGCAGCGCCTCTGTATCGCCCGAACCATCGTGGTGGAGCCGGAACTCCTGCTCATGGACGAGCCCTGTTCGGCCATCGACCCCATCGGCACCGCCAAGGTGGAAGAGCTGATTAACGAATTGAAAGCCGAATACTCCATTGTCATCGTGACCCATAACATGCAGCAGGCGGCCCGGGTCTCAGACTTCACCGCCTTTTTTTACGTCGGCAGGGTCATAGAATTCGGCACCACCCAACAAATTTTCACCAATCCCGCCAATAAGCAAACCGAGCAATACATCACCGGCCGCTTCGGTTGA
- a CDS encoding YbhB/YbcL family Raf kinase inhibitor-like protein: protein MQRLITLGCVIAIVLTFTAVSGSGGPTMQITSSAFQAGGKIPLQYVMPGASGKNVSVPLTWSGAPAGTQSFALAMVDPHPVARNWVHWLVVNLPKDATSIPEGASGKNMPAGAVELQNSYGKPGYGGPQPPSGSGDHPYVFTLFALNAPKVDLPKSTNLAAFKQALEGKTLATATITGYFGR, encoded by the coding sequence ATGCAGCGGCTCATAACCCTGGGGTGCGTCATCGCAATAGTTCTTACCTTCACCGCCGTATCCGGCTCAGGAGGACCCACCATGCAGATTACATCCAGCGCCTTTCAAGCTGGCGGCAAAATTCCCCTACAATACGTCATGCCGGGCGCGAGCGGCAAAAACGTCTCCGTCCCCCTAACCTGGTCCGGCGCCCCCGCGGGCACCCAGTCCTTTGCCCTGGCCATGGTGGACCCCCACCCCGTAGCCCGCAACTGGGTCCACTGGCTGGTGGTCAACCTGCCCAAAGACGCCACCTCTATTCCCGAGGGAGCCTCCGGCAAAAATATGCCCGCGGGCGCGGTAGAATTACAAAACTCTTATGGCAAACCCGGCTATGGCGGCCCCCAACCCCCGTCCGGCAGCGGCGACCACCCCTATGTCTTCACCCTCTTTGCCTTGAACGCGCCCAAAGTCGACCTGCCTAAGAGCACTAACCTGGCCGCGTTCAAGCAAGCCCTGGAGGGCAAGACCCTGGCCACTGCCACCATTACCGGCTATTTCGGCAGGTAA
- the pstB gene encoding phosphate ABC transporter ATP-binding protein PstB has product MTSDTLQPENLAAPYYDTVPGTPVPKISVRHLNFFYGETQALFDNNLDIAEHKVTAIIGPSGCGKSTHLRIYNRIYELYPDFYAEGQVQVNGLDVLSPKTNVMELRKKVGMVFQRPVPFPMSIFENVAFGLKQHYRLNKSETADRVEKALKGAAIWDEVKDHLDRPGTSLSGGQQQRLCIARAIVVEPEVLLMDEPCSAIDPLSTNKIEALIHELKSRYTITIVTHNMAQALRVSDFTAFFFEGHIIDFGTTEEIFDRHSLLDEVPPKEKLRELLENQPKYESLS; this is encoded by the coding sequence ATGACAAGCGATACCCTGCAACCCGAAAATCTGGCGGCGCCGTATTATGATACGGTTCCTGGAACCCCCGTTCCCAAGATTTCGGTGCGCCACCTGAATTTTTTTTATGGCGAGACCCAGGCCCTGTTTGACAACAACCTGGATATCGCCGAACATAAAGTGACGGCCATCATCGGCCCCTCCGGCTGCGGCAAATCCACCCACCTGCGGATCTATAACCGGATTTACGAACTCTATCCTGATTTCTATGCCGAGGGTCAGGTGCAGGTGAATGGCCTGGACGTCCTTTCTCCCAAGACGAATGTCATGGAACTCCGTAAGAAGGTGGGCATGGTTTTTCAACGGCCCGTCCCCTTTCCCATGTCCATCTTCGAGAACGTGGCCTTCGGCTTAAAACAGCATTATCGCCTGAACAAGAGCGAGACCGCCGACCGGGTGGAAAAGGCCCTTAAGGGCGCGGCCATTTGGGACGAAGTCAAGGACCATCTGGATCGGCCAGGGACCTCTCTGTCCGGGGGGCAGCAGCAGCGCCTCTGTATCGCCCGGGCCATTGTGGTGGAGCCGGAGGTCCTGCTCATGGACGAACCCTGTTCTGCCATCGACCCCTTGAGCACTAACAAGATCGAAGCCCTGATCCATGAATTGAAATCCCGGTACACCATTACCATCGTCACCCACAACATGGCCCAGGCGCTCCGGGTATCGGATTTCACCGCCTTTTTTTTCGAGGGGCATATCATCGATTTCGGCACCACCGAAGAAATCTTTGACCGGCATTCTCTGCTGGACGAGGTGCCCCCTAAGGAAAAACTGAGGGAACTCCTGGAAAATCAACCAAAATATGAAAGCCTTTCTTGA
- a CDS encoding tetratricopeptide repeat protein, with protein MKKLYDQREVSKLTGISESQIRYWDRQGLITHLEKDRGRLWFDFQSLVAFRTVRDLRLQGVSLRKIRNCVEKLRKIMPGLKQPLSEVRISLVQDQLVLGKNRRRFTPEGQLFMDFAGEEIAKVTRATEASDELFFQALEDEDAGRLSEAREKYEKIVAMTPDHVDALVNLGTILFLSDAETAAASRYLQALAINPDHVEGNYNLANLLEGQGELDAAVLFYKKAVQAEPDFADAHFNLAMVLEALGNAARAREHWLRYLDLDPESKWVDFIKRRLDEP; from the coding sequence GTGAAAAAGCTCTATGACCAGCGGGAGGTGTCCAAGCTCACCGGCATCTCCGAAAGCCAGATTCGCTACTGGGACCGGCAAGGTCTCATCACCCATCTGGAAAAAGACCGGGGCCGCCTCTGGTTCGACTTCCAGAGCCTGGTGGCCTTCCGCACGGTCAGGGATTTGCGCCTGCAGGGCGTGTCTCTCCGCAAGATCAGGAATTGCGTGGAAAAACTACGCAAAATCATGCCCGGCCTCAAACAGCCCCTGTCTGAGGTCCGGATCTCCTTGGTCCAGGATCAACTCGTGCTGGGCAAAAACCGCCGCCGCTTTACCCCGGAAGGCCAGTTATTCATGGATTTTGCCGGGGAGGAGATCGCCAAGGTGACCCGGGCTACGGAAGCCTCCGACGAGCTCTTCTTTCAAGCCCTGGAAGATGAAGACGCCGGACGGCTGAGCGAAGCCCGGGAAAAATATGAAAAGATCGTGGCGATGACCCCGGACCATGTGGACGCCTTGGTGAACCTGGGCACCATCCTCTTTTTGTCGGATGCCGAAACCGCCGCAGCCTCCCGCTACCTTCAGGCCCTGGCCATCAACCCGGATCACGTCGAAGGCAACTACAACCTGGCCAATCTCCTGGAAGGGCAGGGGGAACTGGATGCCGCGGTACTTTTTTATAAAAAGGCCGTCCAGGCCGAACCGGATTTTGCCGACGCCCACTTCAATCTGGCCATGGTCTTGGAGGCCCTGGGAAACGCCGCCCGGGCCCGGGAACACTGGCTGCGCTACCTGGATCTGGACCCCGAAAGCAAATGGGTGGATTTCATCAAACGGCGCCTGGACGAACCCTGA
- the corA gene encoding magnesium/cobalt transporter CorA: MPKILRRMARKAGMPPGSLVSHEEPGQAPACITVIRYSDTDFVENEFDEFAQCLPLDRKEGVTWINVNGVSHVKTLEKLGESFSIHPLVLEDILDVEQRPKIEDYDSYLFIVLKALRHLSDDREIDVHSDQVSLILGSDYVISFHEDGGDLFAPIRERLQKGKGRTRKLGADYLAYSIIDLLVDNYFVALEAFSEKVEYLEDEVVVKPTPQTLRAVHRFKNDMIMLRKSLWPLREVISRLERRESPLISENLTMFLKDVYDHTIIAIETVETYRDILSGMLDIYLSSMSNRLNEIMKVLTIIATIFMPLTFITGFFGMNFKFMAELHWEYGQSLSILLMLAITGAMLWYFRRKHWI; encoded by the coding sequence ATGCCCAAAATCCTGAGAAGAATGGCCCGCAAAGCCGGCATGCCCCCCGGTTCCCTGGTGTCTCACGAGGAACCGGGACAGGCACCGGCCTGTATCACCGTCATTCGCTATAGCGACACCGACTTCGTCGAAAACGAGTTCGATGAGTTCGCCCAATGCCTGCCCCTCGACCGGAAGGAAGGCGTGACCTGGATAAATGTCAATGGCGTCTCCCATGTCAAGACTCTGGAAAAGCTGGGAGAAAGCTTCTCAATTCACCCCCTGGTGCTGGAAGACATTTTGGACGTCGAGCAGCGGCCCAAGATCGAAGACTATGACTCGTATCTCTTCATCGTCTTGAAAGCCCTCAGGCACCTCTCTGATGACCGGGAGATCGACGTCCACTCAGATCAGGTGAGCCTGATCCTGGGGTCCGATTACGTCATTTCCTTCCACGAAGACGGCGGTGATCTCTTTGCCCCCATCCGGGAACGGCTCCAAAAAGGCAAAGGCCGCACCAGAAAGCTGGGGGCCGATTACCTGGCCTATAGCATCATTGACTTGCTCGTGGATAACTATTTCGTGGCACTGGAAGCCTTCAGCGAAAAAGTGGAATATCTGGAAGATGAGGTGGTGGTTAAGCCCACACCCCAAACCCTGCGCGCGGTGCACCGCTTCAAGAATGACATGATCATGTTGCGTAAGTCCCTGTGGCCTTTGCGGGAAGTGATCTCCCGGCTGGAGCGGCGCGAATCGCCCCTGATCAGCGAAAATCTCACCATGTTCCTCAAGGACGTTTACGACCACACCATCATCGCCATTGAGACGGTGGAGACCTACCGGGATATCCTGTCGGGGATGCTGGATATTTACCTCTCCTCCATGAGCAACCGCCTCAACGAGATCATGAAGGTGTTGACCATCATCGCCACCATCTTCATGCCCCTGACATTTATCACCGGGTTTTTCGGCATGAATTTTAAATTTATGGCCGAGTTGCACTGGGAATACGGGCAATCGCTCTCCATACTATTGATGTTGGCGATCACGGGTGCCATGCTGTGGTACTTCCGAAGAAAGCACTGGATTTAA
- a CDS encoding ATP-binding protein, giving the protein MRRRRLVAQLFPSYLVIVLLALLAVTWYVSQAWRHSFLEQTAADLTVRADLVKPQFQELLNPLNPAAVDRLCKELGQLSHTRLTVILPSGKVVGDSAQNPASMDNHADRPEIQQAFGGKIGISTRHSYTEETPMMYVAAPLMEQNRVIGVVRASLPVLFIGRALNGMYFKVALGGMGAALLAALLSLLMARRLSRPLEEMKLGAQRFAQGDLRVKVPVPASDELASLAEALNSMAAQLDQRIRTIIIQRQEQDAVLASMVEGVMAVDHLERLITLNQAGARLLGVDPEAARERPLPEVVRNPDLQNFVTRALASPRQVDGEIILRDNSRDRLLQVTGTTLRDLQGKAFGALIVLNDVTRLRRLEQARRDFVANVSHELKTPITSIKGFVETLLDGAMQEPENALSFLQIIARHADRLNEIIDDLLSLSRIEQDSEQGKIALSLGRLKEVLRNAIQVCRERAAAKDIAIDLTCPDDLAAQINAPLLEQAVVNLIDNAVKYSPAARPVQVEARAEFGEVLILVRDQGPGIAPEHLPRLFERFYRVDAGRSRKVGGTGLGLAIVKHIAQAHEGYVTLQSAPGKGSTFFIHLPQS; this is encoded by the coding sequence ATGCGCCGCCGCCGCCTGGTAGCCCAACTCTTTCCCTCATACCTGGTCATTGTCCTGTTGGCCCTGTTGGCGGTCACTTGGTACGTGTCCCAGGCCTGGCGTCATTCTTTCCTGGAGCAGACCGCCGCGGACTTGACGGTCCGGGCCGATCTGGTCAAACCGCAATTTCAGGAACTGCTCAACCCTCTAAATCCCGCGGCTGTGGACCGCCTCTGCAAGGAATTGGGCCAACTCAGCCACACCCGCCTGACGGTAATTCTGCCCTCCGGGAAGGTCGTGGGCGATTCCGCCCAAAACCCGGCCTCGATGGACAATCACGCCGACCGGCCCGAAATCCAACAGGCTTTTGGAGGCAAGATCGGCATCTCCACCCGGCATAGCTACACGGAAGAAACCCCCATGATGTACGTGGCGGCGCCGCTCATGGAGCAGAACCGGGTTATCGGTGTGGTGCGGGCTTCCCTGCCCGTTCTCTTTATCGGCCGGGCGCTCAACGGCATGTATTTTAAAGTCGCCCTGGGAGGCATGGGCGCCGCCCTTCTAGCGGCCCTCCTCAGTCTGCTCATGGCCCGCCGCCTGTCCCGTCCTCTGGAAGAAATGAAGCTAGGGGCCCAGCGGTTTGCTCAGGGGGATTTAAGAGTCAAGGTGCCCGTGCCCGCCTCCGACGAACTGGCCAGCCTGGCCGAGGCCTTGAACTCCATGGCGGCTCAACTGGACCAACGCATCCGTACCATCATCATCCAGCGTCAGGAGCAGGACGCAGTGCTGGCATCCATGGTGGAGGGCGTCATGGCCGTGGACCACCTGGAACGCCTCATCACCCTGAACCAGGCCGGTGCCCGGCTGCTAGGGGTTGACCCTGAGGCCGCCCGTGAGCGTCCCCTCCCGGAAGTGGTGCGGAATCCCGATCTCCAAAACTTTGTGACCCGCGCCCTGGCCAGCCCCAGACAGGTGGACGGGGAGATCATTCTCCGGGATAACAGCCGGGACCGGCTCCTCCAGGTCACGGGCACCACCCTTCGGGATCTCCAGGGCAAGGCCTTCGGGGCCCTGATCGTCCTCAACGACGTGACCCGGTTGCGTCGCCTGGAGCAGGCCCGGCGGGATTTTGTCGCCAATGTCTCTCATGAGCTCAAGACCCCCATCACCTCCATCAAAGGCTTCGTGGAAACCCTCCTGGACGGGGCCATGCAGGAACCGGAAAATGCCCTGAGTTTTTTGCAGATCATCGCCAGGCACGCCGACCGCCTCAACGAAATCATCGACGACCTCTTAAGCCTGTCCCGCATCGAGCAGGATTCGGAGCAGGGCAAAATTGCCCTGTCCCTTGGCCGCCTCAAGGAAGTCCTGCGCAATGCCATCCAGGTCTGCCGGGAACGGGCCGCAGCCAAGGACATCGCCATTGACCTCACCTGCCCTGATGACCTGGCCGCACAGATCAACGCCCCCCTCCTGGAGCAGGCCGTGGTCAACCTCATCGACAACGCCGTCAAATACAGTCCCGCGGCCCGGCCCGTGCAGGTGGAGGCCCGCGCCGAATTCGGCGAAGTTCTGATCCTGGTGCGGGATCAGGGTCCCGGCATCGCCCCGGAACACCTGCCCCGGCTCTTCGAACGCTTCTACCGCGTAGACGCTGGCCGCAGCCGCAAGGTGGGTGGCACCGGCTTGGGATTGGCCATCGTCAAACACATCGCCCAAGCCCACGAGGGCTATGTTACCCTCCAGAGCGCCCCTGGCAAAGGCAGCACGTTCTTCATCCACTTGCCTCAGAGTTAG
- a CDS encoding DUF488 domain-containing protein codes for MAAEPKDRPVLTLKRAYAPPSPADGFRVLVERLWPRGLTKADAALDLWLKEIAPSPELRQWFAHDPTKWEEFCRRYWAELADRTDAVKLLKEKLRQGKVTLVYGSKDETHNAAVALKEFLEGAFLLKTEN; via the coding sequence ATGGCTGCCGAACCCAAAGATAGGCCAGTCCTCACCCTGAAACGGGCCTACGCGCCACCCTCCCCGGCAGACGGCTTCCGGGTCCTGGTGGAGCGCCTCTGGCCTCGGGGCCTGACGAAAGCCGACGCGGCCCTGGACCTGTGGCTCAAAGAGATCGCCCCCAGCCCCGAGCTGCGCCAGTGGTTCGCACACGATCCGACCAAATGGGAGGAATTTTGCCGCCGTTACTGGGCCGAACTTGCGGACCGGACAGACGCGGTCAAGCTCCTCAAGGAGAAACTGCGCCAGGGCAAGGTCACCTTGGTGTACGGCTCCAAAGATGAGACCCACAACGCCGCCGTAGCCCTGAAAGAATTTCTGGAAGGAGCCTTTTTACTGAAAACCGAAAACTGA
- a CDS encoding metalloregulator ArsR/SmtB family transcription factor gives MIRNNENKGPADQGCDPKDLRLWEMQADICQTLANPKRLQILNLLQGQELSVGAMVSALKVAKANLSQHLSVMRQKGILATRREGTVIYYRLVTPRITEACKIMRQVLMEVLAAKEAFSQRLMDSGNGAVAAPEGGDII, from the coding sequence ATGATTCGAAACAATGAAAATAAGGGGCCTGCCGATCAGGGGTGTGATCCGAAGGATTTGCGGCTCTGGGAGATGCAGGCCGATATCTGCCAGACCCTGGCGAACCCCAAGAGGCTACAGATTCTTAACCTTTTGCAAGGGCAGGAACTTTCCGTGGGCGCGATGGTTTCGGCCCTTAAGGTCGCTAAAGCCAATCTGTCCCAGCATCTGAGTGTGATGCGGCAAAAAGGCATCTTGGCGACCCGCCGGGAGGGCACTGTGATTTACTACCGCCTTGTCACCCCGCGTATCACCGAAGCCTGTAAGATCATGCGCCAGGTGCTTATGGAAGTGCTGGCCGCGAAAGAGGCGTTTTCCCAAAGGCTCATGGACTCTGGAAATGGTGCAGTGGCGGCCCCGGAGGGAGGAGATATTATCTAA
- a CDS encoding 4Fe-4S binding protein yields the protein MRGKIYRAVQEGRMHPEGVKRVEMSKDHKKRKVRMDKAQWRRRIKQTVVGTAFLAVLGAGWLYPLVGYFIPICMLVGIGLAAFRGRSWCNWLCPRGSFEDAWLAKISRKRQIPKVLRSAPLRLSVMTGLMGLLTWQIIRRWPDPWAIGGIFVLMLSVTTTMAVILGVVWQQRTWCYLCPIGTMASWVGKNRRPLLMAPELCTQCNLCARKCPMQLAPVELKAQAAMRYHGDCLKCSLCVESCPQSALTFRGGGRRSIAA from the coding sequence ATGAGAGGAAAAATATACCGGGCGGTGCAGGAGGGGCGGATGCACCCGGAGGGCGTCAAGCGGGTTGAGATGAGCAAGGACCACAAGAAGAGAAAAGTCAGGATGGACAAGGCGCAGTGGCGCCGCCGGATAAAGCAGACGGTAGTGGGGACGGCCTTCCTGGCGGTCCTGGGCGCTGGTTGGCTCTATCCCCTGGTGGGATATTTTATCCCAATATGTATGCTTGTGGGTATCGGGCTGGCAGCCTTCCGGGGCAGGTCCTGGTGCAACTGGCTCTGCCCGCGGGGATCGTTCGAGGATGCCTGGCTTGCTAAAATCAGCCGGAAGCGGCAGATTCCCAAGGTGTTGCGCTCGGCCCCCTTGCGCCTCAGCGTCATGACCGGCCTCATGGGGTTGCTGACCTGGCAGATTATCCGGCGCTGGCCCGACCCCTGGGCCATTGGCGGCATTTTCGTGCTGATGCTTTCGGTTACCACCACCATGGCCGTAATTTTAGGCGTGGTGTGGCAGCAGCGGACCTGGTGCTATCTCTGTCCCATCGGCACCATGGCGAGCTGGGTGGGGAAAAACCGGCGCCCGCTGCTCATGGCGCCGGAGCTCTGCACCCAATGTAACTTATGCGCCAGAAAATGCCCGATGCAACTTGCGCCGGTGGAATTGAAGGCCCAGGCAGCCATGCGCTACCACGGCGACTGCCTCAAGTGCAGTCTGTGCGTGGAGAGCTGCCCACAGTCGGCGTTGACCTTCAGAGGCGGCGGCAGACGCAGCATTGCGGCCTGA